The nucleotide sequence GCTCTCGAACGGGGGAGGGTGGAGCCCTTGGCGGCATCGAAGAAAGACCCCCCGCGCACGCATACGGCCCGCCGCCCGGGCGTCGACCGCATGGCTCCCGTACCCCTGTACCTGCAGGTGCGGCGCTGGGTCGAGGAGGAGATCGAGCGCCGCCACCTCGGCCATCACGCCCGGGTGCCATCCGAGCGCGAGCTGGCCCGGCGGCTTTCCATCAGCCGCATGACGGTGCGGGCCGCCCTCGAGGGCATGATCCGCGACAACGTGCTCTACCGCGTGCCGGGCAAGGGGACCTTCGTGGCAGGAGCCCGCCTCCCCCAACACCTGCGATCGCTTACCAGCTTCACCGAAGACATGCGGGCCAGGGGGCTTCAGCCGGGCGCCCGGGTGCTGGGATTTCACCGGGTACCCGCTCCGGCCATGGTGGCCGAGCGGCTGCGCCTGGCGCCGGCAGGGCCGGTGCTCCGGTTGGAGCGCTTGCGCCTGGCTGGTGGGGAGCCCATGTGCATCGAGACGGCCCACCTTTCGGCGGAGCGGTTCGGATGGCTGGCGGATCTCGACATGACCGACCGCTCGCTGTACGCGCTGCTGCGGGAGCACCGGGTGCAGCTGGCCTGGGCCGAGCAGTCGATCAGCGCGCGGGACGCCACCCCGGAGGAGGCGTCGCTGTTGCTCATCCGGCCGGGTTCGGCCGTGCTCGTGACCGAGCGCACGACGTTCGCACAGGACGGGAGCCCCGTGGAGTACGTGGTCTCCACTTACCGCGCCGATCGGTACACGTTCCAGGTCGTGCTTCCGGCTGACTGGCCGGGATCATCGGGCAGTACCAGGTCGATTGGGGGATGCTGTCGGCCGGGGCGGTGGTCATGACGGTACCGGTGCTGGTGCTGTTCGCCGCGGTCGGGCGGGCCTTCGTCGAGGGGCTCATGGAAGGGGCGATCAAGTAGCGGTGGCGGCGGTCGCGCTGGGCATCGATGCCGGCACGCAAGGCGTCAAGGCGGTGCTGGTGGAGGCGGGCGGCGCCGTTAGGGGATGCGCCGCCGAGGAGTACCCCATCGATACTCCCGCACCAGGCTGGGCGGAGCAGTGGCCCCAGGTATGGTGGGATGCGGCCTGCCGGGCGGTACGACGAGCGCTGGCCGAAAGCGGCCTGGGGCCATCGGCCGTGGCGGTGGTGGGCCTGTCGGGGCAGATGCACGGCATCGTCCTGCTCGACGGCCGTGGACGACCGATCCGCCCGGCGGTCCTCTGGGCCGATTCCCGGGCGTTGGAAGAGACCGCGGAGCTCCGGCGCCGCTTCCCGGAGATCGAGCGCCGGGCCTGCAACCCGATCATGGCGTCGTTCAGCGCGC is from Limnochorda sp. L945t and encodes:
- a CDS encoding GntR family transcriptional regulator, whose protein sequence is MAASKKDPPRTHTARRPGVDRMAPVPLYLQVRRWVEEEIERRHLGHHARVPSERELARRLSISRMTVRAALEGMIRDNVLYRVPGKGTFVAGARLPQHLRSLTSFTEDMRARGLQPGARVLGFHRVPAPAMVAERLRLAPAGPVLRLERLRLAGGEPMCIETAHLSAERFGWLADLDMTDRSLYALLREHRVQLAWAEQSISARDATPEEASLLLIRPGSAVLVTERTTFAQDGSPVEYVVSTYRADRYTFQVVLPADWPGSSGSTRSIGGCCRPGRWS